A window of Mycolicibacterium madagascariense genomic DNA:
GTGACCCGGAACCCGGTTTCGACCTCGGCACAAGCACCGACGGCCGCAGTGCCCACCTACACCGTTCCCGAGTCAGCCGCGGTTACCCAAACCGTAGCCCCAGCAACAATCACGCGGACGGCAGCGCCCGAGACGATAACTCAGACGGCCACCGTCATGGCGTCCTCGACGCCGACTCCGACCGCGATGCAAAGCCTGTCTGGCGCGACCGGTCTCGTGGCTGGTACCTGTGACGAAGGTGGCTCCTGCGGCGTGAAACAGCGGAACGCTCCTTACAACGACGCCCCGCCGCTGTACCCCTTCGTGCTGCAAGACGGCATGTCGGTGACCGTTGTGTGCCAGGCACCCGGAGACGTGCGCGCGAGCCAGGGTCACGGATCGAGTTATTACTGGTACCGGCTCATCAACGGTGCATATGTGAATTCGGTCTACCTAAACGTGTCCACTGCCGAAATTCCGACGTGCTGACGGCAGCTTGGTGAAACGACGACCTCCAGCCGCGGTGGCTCCGTTTGTCTCATTTCTTGTCTGCGTGATTGCGGCGGGCTGCAACCAAGCGCCATCACACACGGTGACGCCAGCGACGACCACGACGATGCTTCAAACTGCGTCGCGATTAACCGTGCCGGCCACGGCGACGACGCTGGAATCTAGCCCGCCTGATACCCAAACGTGGGAAGTGGTGGGTACATCAGTGCAAGGACGCCCGATCCGATCCCTGACCATTGGCCACGGCCCGCGAAGGGTGCTATTCGTCGGGGGAATTCACGGCGACGAGCCCGAGGGTGCGTATTCAACTAGTCAGCTTCCAGCGGCGTTCACCAATGCCGGACTCGCAGAGACGGTCACCCTGACCATCCTCGAGGATGCCAATCCCGATGGCCGGGCGGCTGGCACCAGGGTCAATGCCAACGGTGTCGACATAAATCGGAACTTTCCTGCCTCGAACTTCGACCAGAACAATCCGATTTACGGCCGAGAACCGTTGAGTCAACCCGAATCCCGCGCATTGAAGGACACGATCGACCGAGTTGATCCGAACCTCGTGATGGTCGCCCACGCATGGTCTGGTCGGAAATTCATCAACTTCGACGGGCCAGCCCAAGAGTTGGCTGACCGCTTCTCCGCAGCCAGCGGGCTGCCCGTAGAAGCGTCGGCGTCGTTTGCTCCGACACCCGGCTCGCTGGGCAGCTACGTCGGTCGCGATCGCGGCATTCCGATCCTGACCATCGAAGTACTCAAAGGCACGGATCAACAGGTGGTCTGGGAGCAACTCCACACGGCTCTGCTCCAGGCGATCGCGGGCTGACGACGTCCAGGGCAGCTTGGTCATGTCGCGACGAATGCTGGACAAGGCTCGGGATGAGCGGTCGCTGCTCTGTGCCTCTGGTGCCCCTAAAGATGGCACCCATGTAACGACCAACTAGAACCGGCTGCTTGGAACCGGAATGTCTTGACTGACCGTCAGTAGCGCGCTGTGCTTCCGGGAACGGGATGAGTGCTGCTGATCAGCTTGGCATAGCAGTGATTTGAGTCAAAACCCTCCGCCATACACCATTGCAGCGCACCGTCTGCATCGTTGAATGTGACCGGCACGATCGTGACCCAGAAGTTCGGGGCATCGAAAGTGGACCAGTCGCCCGACCATAGCAATCGCGCGCCGAAGCGCTGCCTTAGTTGCAGATGCTCCTGCAGCGTCAAGGCGTTTCCCCAAACAACGCCCTCGTCTACGACACCTGGGCGTTTCGAACTCAACTGCGGGACCCATCGTTCTGCGACTGAGGTGGCTACGAACGGATGGTCAGCGTCTGCAATCTGTCGCAATTGTTGGTAGCCAGAGGCTTCGGGGTCGAGCGGTGGAGGGGTGGTCATCGTTGAGGTGACCGTCGGCACCGGCGCCGAGACACTTTGATAGGCGGGCGGTAACGAGACCGACGCACTTGAGGAGGCGACACTCAGTGGCGGCGCTGAAGTCGTATTTTGGGCTGTGTTTCTCGTAACGAGGATGCCGACCACGACACCAATCGCGCCTAGGAGCAAAGCGCAGGTCACCCCGATCACCGCCAAAGGGACGAGCCCAAATCGAGAACCGGACGCGGTCGACGTTTCGGACGGCGAACTGGCCCCATTGCCACTACCACTGCTCGGCATATTTGCCGCATTATCGCCTTCGGCGGCAGATTCGCGCGGCCTCTCCGTGGTATCGGAGTCGGGGTCGACGTCTCCTAGGGTATTTGCCTGCAAGGCGCGTTGCGCGGCTCGGCCCAAGGCACCCGCACTCCCGTATCGATCGTCCGGTTCTTTCGCCATACCGCGGGCGATGACGCCGTCCATTGCTAACGGGACACGTCGATTTCCCACACTCGGACGTGGTGGTGCAGCGGTGATGTGCCCGGCGATAAGCCGTTCGTAGCTGTCCGCAGGAAAGGGATTGTCGCCGGTCAGCGCCTCATAGAGGACGCACGCTAGCGAATAGACGTCGACGGCGGAAGTGCACCGCTCGTCACTGAAGCGTTCGGGAGCCATGTAGGCGAGAGAGCCAATTTGAGTTCCATCCATCGTCAACCGACTGTCACCCATCGCTTCGGCGATGCCAAAATCGACGAGGTAGGCGAAACCAGCGGACGTGACGATGATGTTTTGTGGCTTGACGTCGCGGTGAATCAGCCCCTCGGCGTGCGCTGCGTCTAGGGCTGCAGCGACCTGTTCGATGATCGAGACGGCTCGATCTGGTTCGAGAGGGCCTGTCCGTGTCAGCTCCTGAAGTGTCTGACCTCGGATCAGTCGCATATCGATGAACAGGCGCCCGTCGATCTCACCCCAGTCATGGATGGGCACGACGTGGGGCTCTTGAAGAATTGCGGCAGAACGAGATTCGCGTGAGAAGCGTTCCCGAAACCGTTCGTCGTCGGAAAATTGGTCAGGGAGGATCTTCAGCGCGACGGCTCTACCCTTGTCGTTGTCGAACGCTTCATAAACCTCGCCCATTCCGCCCTTGCCGAGCAGAGCGATCAGATGGTATTTGCCGAAATTAGTGCCGGCACGCGAGTTCGTCGCTGTCAACGCCCGGGGACCTCGCGACGGGCGGGTGCAATGCCGATAATCATGATTGCTGCTCGTGCACCCCGTTAAACCCCTTACTTGATCAGCGGAGCGGCCTCAAACGGAACCGCGACGCTCAAGTCAACGAGCATATCGTGCGTGACGCCGATTTTCCGAGGTTCAGGGCCGCCTGCAGCGAACCAGCAATGACGATCTAAACTAGCTCAACCTCACCCGTGCAGACTCACTTCATTAGGGATCGGGTCGGATGACGAGCGGCCGAACGATCTAGTACGCCATCTAGAGAGAGCTGTGCGCGGTACCCCTCTTGGTGCCACTTTTGCTAGCTCTTCGGGTAGACCGTCTGTGGGCGCGATAGCTGCTGGTTCGGAAACACCGCAAATTCGAGTCAGGGCGGTTCGGCCCTCAGCAGCCAGCCGGCTCCGGATCAACTAAGCCGGGACCGACGCCAACTCGCCAATGACACTCGTCGCCGACCACCAGCTCAGGACGGCGGAGGAAACGGCTGACGACCCCGCCCGGTCCCCGGTCGTCGATGTGTTGGCGGACAATCGGATTCGACGATGCGGGGGGTCTGGTCGACCTCGTTGAGGTCGACGTAGGCGACGCGGTTGCGGCCAGCCTTCTTGGCTCGGT
This region includes:
- a CDS encoding M14 family zinc carboxypeptidase, coding for MTPATTTTMLQTASRLTVPATATTLESSPPDTQTWEVVGTSVQGRPIRSLTIGHGPRRVLFVGGIHGDEPEGAYSTSQLPAAFTNAGLAETVTLTILEDANPDGRAAGTRVNANGVDINRNFPASNFDQNNPIYGREPLSQPESRALKDTIDRVDPNLVMVAHAWSGRKFINFDGPAQELADRFSAASGLPVEASASFAPTPGSLGSYVGRDRGIPILTIEVLKGTDQQVVWEQLHTALLQAIAG
- a CDS encoding serine/threonine-protein kinase — encoded protein: MGEVYEAFDNDKGRAVALKILPDQFSDDERFRERFSRESRSAAILQEPHVVPIHDWGEIDGRLFIDMRLIRGQTLQELTRTGPLEPDRAVSIIEQVAAALDAAHAEGLIHRDVKPQNIIVTSAGFAYLVDFGIAEAMGDSRLTMDGTQIGSLAYMAPERFSDERCTSAVDVYSLACVLYEALTGDNPFPADSYERLIAGHITAAPPRPSVGNRRVPLAMDGVIARGMAKEPDDRYGSAGALGRAAQRALQANTLGDVDPDSDTTERPRESAAEGDNAANMPSSGSGNGASSPSETSTASGSRFGLVPLAVIGVTCALLLGAIGVVVGILVTRNTAQNTTSAPPLSVASSSASVSLPPAYQSVSAPVPTVTSTMTTPPPLDPEASGYQQLRQIADADHPFVATSVAERWVPQLSSKRPGVVDEGVVWGNALTLQEHLQLRQRFGARLLWSGDWSTFDAPNFWVTIVPVTFNDADGALQWCMAEGFDSNHCYAKLISSTHPVPGSTARY